The following are encoded in a window of Telmatobacter sp. DSM 110680 genomic DNA:
- a CDS encoding M50 family metallopeptidase produces the protein MFGIGQGSFRLFRINGIDVFLNWTWFLVALYEIEARKGRYSSVVWNVVEYLALFAIVLTHEFGHALACRSVGGTADKIMLWPLGGVAYVNPPQRPGATLWSIAAGPLVNVVLALPLTVAFATAQSAGWRTSMPDAYQLIYAVLVTDIVLLLFNILPIYPLDGGQILRSLLWYPLGRARSLLVAASFGFVGVAGLLALALWTQSVWTGLIAAYAGMNCWNGFKTARALRKLEKIPRRQGFACPSCRTAPPIGAIWRCNKCATSFDTFETGGVCPQCSARFDRTACLDCRQSYPVSEWQVGYVPGVGVMSGEVAAK, from the coding sequence ATGTTCGGCATCGGCCAAGGGTCTTTCCGCCTCTTCCGCATCAACGGAATCGACGTCTTTCTTAATTGGACGTGGTTCCTAGTCGCGCTGTACGAAATCGAGGCCCGCAAGGGCCGGTACAGTTCCGTAGTGTGGAACGTGGTCGAGTACCTCGCCCTCTTTGCGATCGTTCTCACGCATGAATTCGGACACGCGCTGGCATGCCGTTCGGTCGGCGGGACGGCGGACAAGATTATGCTGTGGCCTCTTGGCGGTGTGGCGTATGTCAATCCGCCGCAACGGCCGGGCGCTACGTTGTGGAGCATCGCTGCGGGGCCGCTGGTGAATGTGGTGCTGGCGCTTCCACTGACGGTGGCATTTGCGACTGCCCAGTCGGCGGGCTGGCGCACTTCAATGCCTGACGCTTATCAGCTGATTTATGCCGTCCTTGTCACTGACATCGTATTGTTGCTGTTCAATATTCTGCCCATCTATCCCCTTGATGGCGGGCAGATATTGCGCTCGCTGCTCTGGTATCCGCTGGGCCGCGCTCGCAGTTTGCTGGTTGCTGCCTCTTTCGGGTTCGTCGGGGTTGCCGGCTTGCTGGCTCTTGCTCTCTGGACGCAGTCCGTGTGGACAGGCCTTATTGCTGCCTACGCCGGGATGAACTGCTGGAATGGCTTCAAGACGGCGCGGGCGTTGCGCAAGCTTGAGAAGATTCCTCGCCGCCAGGGATTTGCCTGCCCCAGTTGCCGGACGGCGCCGCCTATCGGAGCAATCTGGCGCTGCAACAAATGCGCTACCAGCTTCGACACGTTCGAGACGGGCGGCGTCTGCCCGCAATGTTCGGCACGGTTTGACAGGACCGCTTGCCTCGATTGCCGGCAATCCTATCCAGTGAGCGAATGGCAGGTCGGCTATGTGCCCGGTGTGGGCGTGATGTCGGGTGAAGTGGCCGCGAAATAA
- a CDS encoding pyridoxal phosphate-dependent aminotransferase translates to MAVAAEAAKLRAQGANLVDFGAGEPHFATPRHIKDAAIAAIEANFTRYTVVPGIPDVRKAIVDRHACDFGSDYSIDEAIFTTGEKHALFNAVQILVDHGDEVILPVPYWVSFKDIIQYAGGKVVFLETSEAENFRITADAIEKAITPRTKAIILNSPSNPAGSIVSAEDLERIVRLAHERGIYLLLDECYAYLTYVGTPVSAGSFTWAKEHMVILGSLSKTYAMTGWRAGFALAPKPIIANLSKLQSQQTSNATSIVQKAAIAALAGSQECVSQFRAEFVELRDYMLAKLAEIPGVTCTKPEGAFYVYPNIGAFIGKGGIKSATELATRLLHEAHVVTVPGEAFGTSEHIRLSYPVTKQNIDEGTRRMGEYLGKLT, encoded by the coding sequence ATGGCAGTCGCCGCCGAGGCCGCCAAACTGCGTGCCCAGGGCGCGAACCTGGTGGATTTTGGCGCCGGTGAGCCCCATTTCGCCACGCCGCGCCACATCAAAGACGCAGCGATTGCCGCCATTGAGGCCAATTTCACGCGCTACACCGTAGTGCCCGGCATTCCCGACGTGCGCAAAGCGATTGTTGACCGCCATGCCTGCGATTTCGGCTCTGACTACAGCATCGACGAAGCCATCTTCACCACCGGCGAAAAGCACGCCCTCTTCAACGCCGTCCAGATCCTGGTCGATCATGGAGACGAGGTCATTCTGCCCGTCCCTTACTGGGTGAGCTTCAAAGACATCATTCAATACGCAGGCGGCAAGGTAGTTTTTCTTGAAACCAGTGAAGCTGAGAATTTCCGTATCACCGCTGACGCCATCGAGAAAGCTATCACGCCGCGCACCAAGGCGATCATCCTCAATTCGCCTTCGAACCCTGCCGGATCAATCGTCAGCGCCGAGGACCTCGAGCGCATCGTCCGCCTCGCCCACGAGCGCGGCATCTACCTCTTGCTGGACGAGTGCTACGCATACCTCACCTACGTAGGTACACCCGTCTCCGCCGGTTCCTTCACGTGGGCCAAGGAGCACATGGTGATCCTCGGATCGCTTTCCAAAACCTACGCAATGACAGGCTGGCGCGCAGGCTTTGCTCTCGCCCCCAAACCCATCATCGCGAATCTTTCTAAGCTGCAATCGCAACAGACATCAAACGCCACCAGCATCGTTCAGAAGGCCGCTATCGCAGCCCTGGCTGGTTCGCAAGAGTGCGTGTCTCAGTTTCGCGCGGAGTTCGTTGAACTGCGGGATTACATGCTTGCCAAACTGGCCGAGATTCCCGGCGTCACGTGCACCAAGCCCGAAGGCGCGTTCTACGTGTACCCCAATATCGGCGCTTTCATCGGCAAAGGCGGCATTAAATCTGCCACCGAACTGGCGACGCGGCTCCTGCACGAGGCGCACGTCGTGACGGTGCCCGGCGAGGCATTCGGCACCAGCGAACACATTCGCCTTTCCTACCCGGTGACTAAGCAGAACATCGACGAAGGCACGCGGCGTATGGGCGAATACCTGGGCAAGCTGACCTAA
- a CDS encoding ester cyclase codes for MTQDNRSIVRDFIEEVINQGRFDSAARYVWEDVVEQVPFPGQGPGLEGLKDVLRGMRTAFPDLYFGVEEQIAEGDKVLTRFEWTGTHQSDFLGVPATGRPVKVWGMVIDRLEQGRIKDTRIIMDIFGLMMQIGALGPKG; via the coding sequence TTGACCCAAGACAATCGCAGCATCGTCAGAGACTTTATTGAAGAGGTCATTAACCAGGGTCGGTTTGACTCCGCCGCGCGTTATGTCTGGGAAGACGTGGTGGAGCAGGTTCCATTTCCGGGACAAGGTCCGGGGCTCGAAGGATTGAAAGATGTTCTGCGCGGGATGCGAACCGCGTTTCCGGATTTGTATTTCGGCGTTGAAGAACAGATTGCCGAAGGTGACAAGGTGCTCACCCGCTTCGAGTGGACTGGAACGCACCAAAGCGACTTTCTCGGCGTTCCCGCAACCGGACGGCCGGTAAAAGTCTGGGGCATGGTCATCGACAGGCTGGAGCAAGGAAGAATCAAAGACACGCGCATCATCATGGACATCTTCGGACTGATGATGCAGATCGGCGCGCTCGGCCCCAAAGGATAA
- the coaD gene encoding pantetheine-phosphate adenylyltransferase: MSVKALYPGTFDPPTNGHIDLIQRGAKLFEHLTVAILKNPVKNPLFTVEERAEMLRESTAALGNVSVAIFDGLMVDFARQLGATAVLRGIRAISDYEHEFQMALMNRRLAPEIETVFLQPAGRYSFVSSRMLKEVFSFGGEVAGLVPPNVLKRLRSRISAG; encoded by the coding sequence ATGAGCGTGAAAGCCCTTTATCCCGGGACGTTCGACCCTCCCACCAACGGGCACATCGACCTGATCCAGCGCGGGGCAAAACTCTTCGAGCACCTCACCGTTGCCATTTTGAAAAACCCCGTCAAGAATCCACTTTTTACGGTTGAAGAGCGCGCCGAGATGTTGCGGGAATCAACCGCCGCCCTCGGCAATGTGAGCGTGGCAATCTTCGACGGTCTGATGGTGGACTTTGCGCGCCAGCTTGGAGCTACGGCGGTATTGCGTGGCATCCGCGCCATCTCCGATTACGAACACGAATTTCAAATGGCCCTGATGAACCGGCGTCTGGCGCCCGAAATCGAAACAGTTTTTCTGCAACCGGCAGGACGTTATTCGTTTGTAAGTTCGCGCATGCTCAAGGAAGTTTTCAGCTTTGGCGGCGAGGTCGCCGGGCTGGTTCCCCCCAATGTTCTTAAGCGCCTGCGCAGCCGCATCAGCGCAGGCTGA
- a CDS encoding PadR family transcriptional regulator — translation MKACSTLEMALLGLVAQKPQSGYDLRKTFATTAMRHYSDSPGSIYPALRRIEARGWIETTAAKGDLADPRRKQDYRLTDAGKKVLIAWLELPVGAEDVRTRQAELMLRFAFMDGNVPRVTTIQFLDQFTRELAIYAAESRTKWTQMRDLIAKARPGRNPIHTGLLAFESGIEGMEAQIRWARKVRTELMEDSQ, via the coding sequence ATGAAAGCTTGCTCAACTCTCGAAATGGCGCTCCTGGGGCTGGTTGCGCAAAAGCCGCAATCGGGCTATGACCTGCGCAAGACCTTTGCAACCACAGCGATGCGCCACTATAGCGACAGTCCGGGGTCCATCTATCCTGCGCTGCGTCGGATTGAAGCACGGGGATGGATCGAGACGACGGCAGCAAAAGGCGACTTAGCCGATCCGCGGCGGAAGCAGGATTACCGGCTAACGGATGCGGGAAAAAAAGTACTGATCGCTTGGCTGGAGCTTCCTGTCGGTGCCGAAGATGTGCGAACACGGCAAGCGGAACTGATGCTGCGATTCGCGTTTATGGATGGGAATGTTCCTCGGGTGACAACTATCCAGTTTCTTGACCAGTTCACCCGGGAACTCGCTATTTATGCGGCAGAGAGTCGCACCAAATGGACGCAGATGCGCGACCTGATCGCGAAGGCGAGGCCTGGTCGCAATCCGATTCACACTGGCCTGCTGGCCTTCGAGTCAGGGATCGAAGGTATGGAGGCGCAAATCAGATGGGCGCGGAAAGTGCGCACCGAGCTTATGGAGGATTCACAGTGA
- a CDS encoding SpoIIE family protein phosphatase, giving the protein MHIHQPAAGRTFPRAILCWLALVCLCTPPLSAQQSPPAASAFGSGPILQNRAVTILDGQWRFHAGDDLRWADPASNDSDWPVVNLSTPLVEQGIDSYSGWAWYRLKIQPQQIAQIGNPPSGQQLSLMVSGTSVGQIDVFVNGIEAGHTKGMTESPSEYQSPPFVVQFNPAGSGPTEIAIRTWAGPTVTINRGLLDKVQLGAVDDVAALHSMAIGHQWDEYVIADMVVAFMFICVAILGGFLYLAQRNHIEYLWLGLLCLSVAAGGAADSAFGLAIMPLGMYHVFTMFSGRIFMAITLEFVLHFTGTKSRRFIRGVQIGVVLVPFVYFVRLILVYQILSVASEVLFCGLVVVLLFRAWRAGRSEAGVMLLPFFLAATADSANTVLDFAASRHWLPDRFASHRFYFGPIEFGIGTVAYTVFLGSLIAVILYRFVRISQEEQRSAAEISAARSVQALLIPTQLPSNRNFMLESAYLPVNGVGGDFFQVLPLKDDSLLIVVGDVSGKGLQAAMNSSTLVGALRNELAHDPATVLNHLNHVLIGAVASPGTAVKELDCAPCFATCLCARVYPDGTITIANAGHLNPYRDGREIALSGSLPLGVIADVEYEQATFQLNRGDRLVFLSDGVVEATNSDGELFGFERTQQVSNESARYIAQTAQRFGQTDDITVVSLYLSSRTAQPSKEELAYSK; this is encoded by the coding sequence ATGCATATTCATCAACCAGCGGCGGGGCGAACTTTTCCGCGAGCAATCCTCTGCTGGCTGGCGCTCGTCTGCTTATGCACTCCGCCCTTGTCTGCGCAACAATCCCCGCCCGCAGCCAGTGCTTTCGGCAGTGGGCCAATTCTCCAAAATCGTGCGGTTACGATTCTCGACGGCCAGTGGCGCTTTCATGCAGGGGATGATCTTCGCTGGGCCGATCCGGCATCGAACGACTCCGATTGGCCTGTCGTCAACCTGAGCACTCCTCTAGTCGAGCAGGGGATTGACTCGTACAGCGGTTGGGCATGGTACCGGCTGAAGATTCAGCCGCAACAGATCGCCCAGATCGGCAATCCTCCATCGGGCCAGCAGCTCTCGTTGATGGTCAGCGGCACCTCCGTTGGCCAGATTGACGTGTTTGTAAATGGGATCGAGGCAGGCCACACCAAGGGCATGACGGAGTCGCCGTCGGAGTATCAATCGCCACCGTTTGTGGTTCAGTTCAATCCGGCTGGATCAGGGCCGACAGAAATCGCGATTCGAACCTGGGCCGGTCCGACCGTCACCATTAATCGCGGGCTGCTGGATAAAGTGCAACTCGGCGCGGTCGATGACGTGGCCGCTTTGCATTCGATGGCGATCGGGCATCAGTGGGACGAATATGTGATCGCCGACATGGTGGTCGCATTCATGTTCATCTGCGTTGCGATCCTGGGTGGCTTTCTATATCTGGCGCAGCGGAATCATATCGAGTACCTGTGGCTGGGGTTACTGTGCCTGTCAGTAGCCGCGGGGGGCGCAGCAGATTCAGCATTCGGGCTCGCGATCATGCCACTCGGAATGTACCACGTCTTCACTATGTTCTCCGGCCGCATCTTCATGGCCATCACACTGGAGTTTGTTCTTCATTTCACGGGAACGAAATCGCGCAGGTTCATTCGTGGAGTGCAGATCGGCGTGGTGCTCGTCCCCTTCGTCTACTTTGTCCGACTCATACTCGTCTATCAAATACTGTCGGTCGCTTCTGAAGTCTTGTTCTGCGGGTTGGTCGTTGTTCTATTGTTCCGCGCGTGGCGGGCCGGCCGAAGCGAAGCGGGCGTGATGCTGCTGCCGTTCTTTCTGGCGGCCACTGCGGATTCTGCGAATACGGTGCTTGATTTTGCGGCGAGCCGGCATTGGCTGCCCGATCGGTTTGCTTCGCATCGCTTTTATTTCGGACCGATCGAATTCGGCATCGGGACCGTAGCCTATACCGTGTTTCTGGGAAGCTTGATTGCAGTGATTCTCTACCGGTTTGTGCGTATCAGCCAGGAGGAGCAGCGCTCGGCGGCGGAGATCTCGGCGGCACGCAGCGTGCAGGCTCTCCTGATTCCCACGCAACTGCCGTCGAACAGAAACTTCATGCTCGAAAGTGCGTACCTGCCCGTCAACGGAGTCGGCGGAGACTTCTTCCAGGTCCTGCCGTTGAAGGACGATTCTCTGCTCATCGTGGTGGGAGACGTGAGCGGTAAAGGACTGCAGGCCGCGATGAATTCAAGCACGCTCGTTGGTGCGCTTCGCAATGAACTTGCCCACGATCCCGCGACGGTTCTGAATCATCTCAATCATGTCCTGATCGGCGCAGTCGCTTCGCCGGGAACAGCGGTCAAGGAATTGGATTGCGCCCCATGTTTCGCCACCTGTCTCTGTGCCCGCGTCTACCCTGATGGAACGATCACAATCGCCAACGCAGGCCATCTCAATCCCTACCGCGATGGGCGAGAGATTGCGCTATCGGGAAGTCTCCCACTCGGCGTAATCGCAGATGTGGAGTACGAACAGGCAACGTTTCAACTGAATCGTGGCGACCGGCTCGTGTTTCTTTCTGACGGTGTGGTGGAAGCGACGAACTCCGACGGCGAGTTGTTCGGATTTGAGCGCACCCAGCAGGTTAGCAACGAATCGGCGCGGTACATCGCACAAACGGCGCAACGCTTCGGTCAGACGGATGACATCACCGTCGTCTCGCTTTACCTTTCATCGCGCACAGCCCAGCCCAGTAAGGAAGAACTTGCGTACAGCAAATGA
- the recA gene encoding recombinase RecA: protein MADERAKAVELALSQIEKQFGKGSIVRLGSREALVPIAVISTGSISFDAALGVGGVPRGRVIEIFGPESSGKTTITLQIIAEAQRGGGLAAFVDAEHALDPMYAKKLGVDVDNLLVSQPDSGEQALEITEALVRSGAIDVLVVDSVAALVPKAELDGEMGDSHMGLQARLMSQALRKLTGTVSKSRTSLIFINQIREKIGVMFGNPETTTGGRALKFYSSVRVDIRRIAAIKEGDVVTGNRTKVKIVKNKVAAPFREAEFDILYGEGISREGDVLDLAVANNIVEKSGAWYSYSGERIGQGRENTRNFLKENKDIFAKMDGEVRKKLGIGVAKAEVPEVPATGPAEAKEAVRGRRG from the coding sequence ATCGCCGACGAGCGCGCAAAAGCAGTCGAATTAGCCCTTTCGCAGATTGAAAAGCAGTTTGGAAAAGGGTCGATCGTTCGTCTTGGATCGCGGGAAGCGCTGGTTCCGATCGCGGTGATCTCGACGGGATCGATCAGCTTTGACGCGGCGCTGGGTGTGGGCGGCGTGCCGCGTGGAAGAGTGATCGAGATTTTCGGGCCGGAGTCGTCGGGCAAGACGACAATTACCTTGCAGATTATCGCAGAGGCGCAGAGGGGCGGGGGGCTGGCAGCCTTTGTGGATGCTGAGCATGCGCTGGACCCGATGTATGCGAAGAAGCTGGGCGTGGACGTGGATAACCTGCTGGTTTCGCAGCCCGATTCTGGCGAACAGGCACTGGAGATCACCGAAGCGCTGGTGCGTTCAGGAGCGATCGATGTGCTGGTGGTGGACTCGGTAGCGGCGCTGGTGCCGAAGGCTGAGCTTGATGGCGAAATGGGCGATTCACACATGGGCCTGCAGGCGCGACTGATGTCGCAGGCGCTTAGGAAACTCACCGGCACCGTGTCAAAGTCACGCACCTCTCTGATTTTTATCAACCAGATCCGCGAGAAGATCGGGGTCATGTTCGGCAACCCCGAGACCACTACCGGCGGTCGCGCGCTGAAGTTTTATTCTTCAGTTCGCGTCGACATTCGCCGTATCGCCGCCATCAAGGAGGGCGATGTAGTCACAGGCAACCGGACCAAGGTAAAGATTGTGAAGAACAAGGTAGCCGCTCCATTCCGCGAGGCCGAGTTTGACATCCTCTACGGCGAAGGCATCAGCCGCGAAGGCGACGTGCTGGACTTGGCGGTGGCGAACAACATCGTGGAGAAGTCCGGCGCATGGTACAGCTACTCAGGCGAGCGCATTGGGCAGGGACGCGAGAACACGCGCAATTTCCTTAAGGAAAACAAGGACATCTTCGCCAAGATGGACGGCGAGGTGCGCAAGAAGCTCGGCATTGGAGTGGCCAAGGCCGAGGTGCCCGAGGTTCCGGCAACAGGCCCTGCAGAAGCCAAGGAAGCAGTGCGCGGAAGGCGTGGTTAG
- a CDS encoding antibiotic biosynthesis monooxygenase — translation MFVVVWQFEIAEEKISAFETAYGPDGNWAQLFRSSPDYLGTELLRDAYVQGSYMTIDRWASEQAFRNFRKENDAAYESLDRTCDALTSRETRIGAYTV, via the coding sequence ATGTTCGTGGTGGTGTGGCAGTTTGAGATTGCCGAGGAAAAGATATCTGCTTTTGAGACCGCGTATGGTCCTGATGGGAATTGGGCGCAGCTCTTTCGCAGTTCGCCGGACTACCTTGGAACTGAGCTGTTGCGGGACGCTTACGTTCAAGGTTCGTATATGACGATCGATCGCTGGGCCAGCGAGCAAGCCTTCCGCAATTTCAGAAAAGAGAACGATGCTGCTTACGAATCTCTCGATCGCACTTGCGATGCGCTGACTTCGCGCGAAACACGCATTGGCGCCTACACCGTCTGA
- a CDS encoding ABC transporter permease, which produces MTGDLRVAFRKLWKSPGFAITAIVTLALGIGANAVVFSILNAVVLRPVKLPNAQNLYEVQRFQYPSHSYPDYVDMRDRNRTFDSMVMTQIMGPVGVDVGGSPSTAWPYMASGNYFDALGIQPYLGRFYHASDEQGAGSAPYVVLSYAYWHGYFHGDASVVGRTVKINKHQLTIIGVAPAEFRGTELFFAPAMWIPMTQQPTIEGYDVLKQRGNHNGFVVGRLKPGVTAAQATADLNALGGWLSKTYPGDDDGVKFTLARPGLIGDMLGGPARAFMAGLMLLAGLILLAACANLGSLFAARAADRAKETALRLALGSRRGMILRQLLTEAVMVSLAGGAIGLAGGVVILRILSTWQPIPDTPINVPVNPDTATYVVALVLALASGLLFGMVPVRQVLRSDPWQVIRTGAAGVGGLRRFTLRDVLLAVQISICAVLVTSSLVAVRGLARSMHSNFGFVPQNVTLAGTELHMSGYTDDRELQMQQRMLEAAESIPGATAAGYVDHLPLGLEGGDSFVYADSTTDYRPTNVAADAMDYHISRGYIQAAGTTLLAGRDLRMQDDAKAPKVALVNRQFAVKVFGSVSKAIGGHFKFNGGQRAEVVGVVEDGKYRTLTEDQQPAMFFSFLQERSSNTWLLVRSNRDPQEISAALEKALHGLDSAMPLAVRPWTDAMGSALFAARVASVALGVLGLLGAMLAVTGIFGMASYTVCKRLRELGIRMALGASRKRVLRAALGRAFMLLSVGSLVGLALGLLATKVLSFIVYQASPNDPVVLAGVVFTMLLLGLAAAWMPAQKALGVNPVILMREE; this is translated from the coding sequence ATGACAGGCGATCTGAGAGTTGCATTTCGGAAGTTGTGGAAGTCTCCTGGGTTTGCAATCACGGCGATCGTGACGCTGGCGCTGGGCATTGGAGCGAACGCGGTGGTATTCAGCATCCTGAATGCGGTGGTGCTGCGGCCGGTGAAATTGCCAAATGCGCAGAATCTCTACGAGGTGCAGCGCTTTCAGTATCCATCGCATTCCTATCCCGACTACGTGGATATGCGCGACCGGAACCGGACCTTCGACAGCATGGTGATGACCCAGATCATGGGCCCGGTCGGGGTGGATGTTGGCGGCAGTCCATCGACCGCGTGGCCTTACATGGCGAGTGGAAACTATTTTGACGCCTTGGGAATTCAGCCCTATCTCGGCCGCTTCTATCACGCCAGCGATGAGCAGGGGGCCGGCAGCGCGCCGTATGTGGTGTTGAGTTATGCGTACTGGCATGGCTACTTTCATGGCGATGCAAGCGTCGTGGGACGGACGGTCAAGATCAACAAGCATCAACTCACGATCATCGGAGTAGCGCCCGCGGAATTTCGCGGTACTGAGTTGTTTTTTGCGCCGGCAATGTGGATTCCGATGACACAGCAGCCCACGATCGAGGGTTACGACGTACTCAAACAACGCGGCAATCACAACGGGTTTGTGGTGGGAAGACTGAAACCGGGAGTCACGGCAGCGCAGGCGACGGCCGACCTAAATGCTCTTGGAGGCTGGCTATCGAAGACCTATCCCGGCGATGACGATGGTGTGAAGTTCACCCTGGCGCGGCCCGGGTTGATCGGGGATATGCTGGGTGGTCCGGCGCGAGCGTTCATGGCGGGACTGATGCTGCTGGCGGGTCTGATCCTGCTGGCGGCGTGCGCAAACCTGGGAAGCCTTTTTGCGGCGCGTGCGGCGGATCGCGCGAAGGAAACGGCGTTGCGGCTGGCACTGGGATCGCGACGCGGCATGATTCTGCGGCAACTACTGACGGAGGCGGTGATGGTTTCGCTGGCCGGTGGAGCAATCGGCCTCGCGGGTGGCGTCGTGATATTGCGCATTCTCAGTACTTGGCAGCCGATTCCTGATACGCCGATCAATGTGCCGGTGAATCCGGATACAGCCACCTACGTGGTGGCGCTCGTGCTGGCGCTGGCGAGTGGCTTGCTTTTCGGGATGGTGCCGGTGCGGCAGGTGCTGAGGTCCGATCCGTGGCAGGTGATTCGCACCGGTGCGGCAGGTGTCGGCGGGTTGCGGCGGTTTACGTTGCGCGACGTTCTGCTGGCGGTGCAGATTTCGATTTGCGCGGTGCTGGTGACCTCGTCGCTGGTGGCGGTACGTGGACTGGCGCGTTCGATGCATAGCAACTTTGGATTTGTGCCGCAGAACGTCACGCTGGCTGGGACTGAACTGCACATGTCCGGATACACAGACGACCGGGAACTGCAGATGCAGCAGCGCATGCTGGAAGCGGCCGAGAGCATTCCGGGCGCGACGGCTGCTGGCTATGTGGACCACCTTCCACTAGGCCTGGAGGGCGGAGACTCGTTCGTCTACGCCGACAGCACCACGGACTACCGTCCGACGAATGTGGCTGCGGATGCGATGGATTATCACATTTCGCGGGGCTACATCCAAGCGGCAGGCACAACCCTGTTGGCAGGCAGAGACCTGAGGATGCAGGACGACGCGAAGGCGCCGAAGGTGGCGCTCGTCAACCGGCAATTTGCGGTCAAGGTTTTTGGTTCGGTAAGCAAAGCGATTGGCGGGCATTTCAAGTTCAATGGCGGTCAGCGTGCGGAAGTAGTTGGCGTTGTAGAAGACGGAAAGTACCGCACACTCACCGAGGATCAGCAGCCAGCGATGTTTTTCTCGTTTCTGCAAGAGCGGTCGAGCAATACGTGGCTGTTGGTGCGATCAAACCGCGATCCCCAGGAGATTTCGGCGGCGCTGGAGAAGGCTTTGCACGGGCTCGATTCGGCGATGCCTCTTGCTGTCAGGCCGTGGACCGACGCGATGGGTTCAGCGTTATTTGCCGCACGGGTGGCGTCGGTAGCGCTCGGCGTGCTGGGCCTTCTGGGGGCTATGCTCGCGGTGACCGGAATTTTTGGCATGGCTTCGTACACGGTGTGCAAGCGGTTGCGCGAACTAGGAATCCGCATGGCGCTCGGCGCGAGCAGGAAGAGGGTGCTCCGTGCAGCCCTGGGTCGCGCGTTCATGCTTCTTTCGGTGGGTTCACTCGTGGGGCTTGCTCTCGGACTGCTGGCGACGAAGGTGTTGTCCTTCATCGTCTATCAGGCCTCGCCAAACGACCCCGTGGTTCTGGCCGGAGTTGTGTTCACCATGCTTCTGCTGGGGCTCGCGGCTGCGTGGATGCCGGCGCAGAAGGCGCTTGGCGTGAATCCGGTCATCCTGATGCGAGAGGAGTGA